The DNA window GAGATCACAGATCTCCTCAATTGGAGGGTTCTAAAGTTCCTATTTAAGAGCACATCAATACTGAGACTCTTTGCAGAATGTGTAGTTATCAGTCATCAGTGCCAAAGTACCGATCACCAAACTCTCCCAAACCTGGAATCACACGGTACTCTTCATTTAAGCTCTGATCAATCTCTGACGTGACAATTTTTAAAGAAGGGAATCGTTTGCAAACACAATGTATTCCTTCAGGTGCCTACAGGAAAAGAGAGCAGAAGTCAATACATGGTGAAATGCAGTGCAAATATCTCTGACATACAAAGAGGCAGCAACTCACAGAGATGAGGTTTAGGAAAATAATGTGGGATTCTGGAACTCCTTTCTGTATGAGCAGTTCAATTGCCTGGTTAGCAGAATTACCTTCACAGGAAAAAGCATATATGatcaaattctatttttttttNTGATCAATCTCTGACGTGACAATTTTTAAAGCCGGGAATCGTTTGCAAACACAATGTATTCCTTCAGGTGCCTACAGGAAAAGATAGCAGAAGTTAATACTTGGTGAAATGCAGTGCAAATATCTCTGACATACAAAGAGGCAGCAACTCACAGAGATGAGGTTTAGGAAAATAATGTGGGATTCTGGAACTCCTTTCTGTATGAGCAGTTCAATTGCCTGGTTAGCAGAATTACCTTCACAGGAAAAAGCATATATGatcaaattctatttttttttatctacaAGAGTAAGTCAAGAAAACGACATTTCATCCCCAGACCGGGTAAAAGAACTCAACTGCACTGTTACTGTTACTATGTTTTAGTCTCCGGAGTCTGATCCACGTAACTAACATCCTCTTTCCCCTTAATTTATCTTCCCACAATAAATAAAAGCTAGAGAAGAGGGATTTCCAAGTCTCAAAGAAAACACTGGATATAAGAAACTGAGATCGCCTACCGGAGAGAACAACTCTTTCAACAAGTAGGAGATTTGGTTTCCCAAAAGAAAAGATCGTCACGGGTTCCAGAATACATTACCTGTAGCAAGTACCGGGTCCAGAAGCAGGACATGCCGCTCCGATATGTCTTTTGGAAGCTTTTCATATATAAGCTGCTCAGATACAATTCACCACATTATCCATGGTATCCTGTCAATGTggaaacagaaaggaaaaagaacaaaacgGATACCTGTTTCCCATTGTCACCATCACGGTGGATCAGAATTTTCCCAATTTTAATACCCTTACAGCAAGCACGAAGTGCATTTTCCATGCTTTCACCACTGCAAATACACATAAACATTATGCAAATGAGTTGGTCCTGAGAATAAAGTAGAGATCCCAATGTACAACATCAAACCGCTTGATGGATACATAAATACCAATAAACCATGACTATCCCACCACATTTATTTTCCAAACCCTAATAGAATCAATTACACCTCATGACCCAGTATCCAAAATGTAAGAAGCTGTGATTTTACACCCTTTTTTGTAAAGTTTGTTTCTACATCCCTTATTTAAAATTCTCAGTGGTCAAATCAGTGAGTTCTGATAAAGGACTAGAAAAGTGGTCCAACCCAGAGAATACACTAGTATATGTTCTTTGACTGCTAATCTAGGGAGACAAGATAgaatcaaaaggaaaagaaaattttcggAAGCTGTCCCAATGTCATACATTACTTTAACTAAGAGGGGATATCCTTTACAAAGTCTTGAACAATTCAAAGAATTTAATTTCCTGTATCTTTACCTATGTGCAACTATCAAAACTCCCAAGTCAATTATCATAATTTCCTTTCTGGAAttttcacacacacacacatacatcACTATTCAAAGGGCCATATACTCTCACATTTGTCAACAAGTGAACTTATCTAGTATCTACGGTTTACTTTCAAACCCGTTTCCGTTCTACAACAATAAAATTTCTGCACTAGCCTTGACACCTTGCATGGACAATTATCTCACCCGATTTAGGATCAGggaagtaaaaagaaaattcaattatGAACAAATTGTTTATATAGGACTCTGTATATACACATGTTTGGAAAGTATAGCAAGCGAAAGCTAAATTCTCCTTGTCTTTCTTCTGATGAGGAGACAACTTTATGAcagtgattaaaaaaaatgccaagtaaaacaaaagatagATACAGTCATATATTTGAACTCCCGTACTTGGATCATATATATAGGCGTACAATTCCCTTGGAAGAAGGCTCATTATATGAGGGTCAGAtcttaaatgatttaacttaactcaacaaaaacaaatgaaaagcAGAGAAAACAAAAAGTATCACTTTGCTTGGCACAAGTCTAAAGTGGAGACTAGACAGAGGAAGAATTAATTTTTCTCACTGGTGGACAGAAACCCAACAAATCAGTTATTGGTCATACTTGCGCTTACACATGAAGAGATccactgaattttttttaaaaagaagagatCTAGCTCAGTGCAATTTCAATTCCTTCCTTATCTTTAACAAGGATATATCCCAAGGTGAAGAAACCCTGTTAATGACTGATCTAATCTCACCTTCGAATAATGGATACTCCACacaactttttgcaaaaatCAACACCAGTGTATACTGACCCTGTAACCGAATAAAgcaaaaatattgagtttggtTTCATATACAGTAGACATATGCAATAGAAAACTGAGAAGTAGCACAATCACTAATAAACGGCCATAACAAGAAGTTTTTGTCAACCCAACATTCAGAAAGTAAGGAAGAGAAAGGGAAATGATAAGTAGATTATGAACATCAACTGATCAAAGAGCACATTCAACAGAAGATTCAAGTAGCACACAGAGAATAATATGAGAGAAGGCCATATAACTGACCCAACTTACTTGGAATTGAGGTGTAGATGTTGTACTAGttgttacaacaacaacaacaacaacatacccagtgaaatcccactaggtggggtctggggagggtagagtgtacgcagaccttgccactacctcgttgaggtagagaggctgtttccgaaagaccctcagctcaagtacaacaaatccaagtaaaatgaaaaGGGAAACAGTGTATAAAGCATCAATAAAATAATGCGAGaagtgaaacgcagtaaacaacaTAAGGCTATAAGCatcacagacaagaactgcAAGTGCACGGCTAGGACNCAACTTTATGAcagtgattaaaaaaaatgccaagtaaaacaaaagatagATACAGTCATATATTTGAATTCCCGTACTTGGATCATATATATAGGGGTACAATTCCCTTGGAAGAAGGCTCATTATATGAGGGTCAGAtcttaaatgatttaacttaacaaaaacaaatgaaaagcagagaaaaacaaaaagtatcACTTTGCTTGGCACAAGTCTAAAGTGGAGACTAGACAGAGGAAGAATTAATTTTTCTCACTGGTGGACAGAAACCCAATAAATCAGTTATTGGTCATACTTGCGCTTACACATGAAGAGATCCactgaattttaaaaaaaaaagaacagatCTAGCTCAGAGCAATTTCAATTCCTTCCTTATCTTTAACAAGGATATATCCCAAGGTGAAGAAACCCTGTTAATGACTGATCTAATCTCACCTTCGAATAATGGATACTCCACacaactttttgcaaaaatCAACACCAGTGTATACTGACCCTGTAACCGAATAAAgcaaaaatattgagtttggtTTCATATACAGTAGACATATGCAATAGAAAACTGAGAAGTAGCACAATCACTAATAAACGGCCATAACAAGAAGTTTTTGTCAACCCAACATTCAGAAAGTAAGGAAGAGAAAGGGAAATGATAAGTAGATTATGAGCATCAACTGATCAAAGAGCACATTCAACAGAAGATTCAAGTAGCACACAGAGAATAATATGAGAGAAGGCCATATAACCGACCCAACTTACTTGGAATTGAGGTGTAGATGTTGTACTAGTTGTTACGAACatcaaaaaaactaaaaatttctaATGAACACAAAGATAATCCCCAACTAGTTTGGGATAAAAGCTTAGTTGATTGATAGGTAGAATTAAGGGCGAGTGGAAAAGCAAAGATGACCCTGAGAGCAGAACTCATTTATATCCTCTAGATGGTTACAAGGTCTGATGAATAGATGGTTCCTACGAATGGAAAAGTACTCATAAGTGGATATATATACACAGTTCTTTGCTCCACATCAAATAGATGATGAAGCTCAATCATCAAGATAGACCATGCAAACCAATCATGAGGAAACATCTAGTCAAGCATTTCTTTTGATGGAAATGgattgaaaacatttttaattctTCCATAAGAGACTCCCTTTGTCCCTATTTATGTGGGGCACTTCCCTTTTTAGTTTGTCACAAATATATTTaggaataatttaattttaaaattctcattttACCTTTGGGGTCGTTCGGTATGGAGGACGGAATTAgtatctcatatatatattatgggataacttatcccatcattaTAGTATAAATAATCTTGGGACTAACTAATAGCCCTAACCAAATGCAGGATAAAATGCTTCCCAGAACTATTATCTCTTATCCTCATACCAAAAGAATCCCTTAATAAGATGATTTAAACCACACAAATGTTGATGCTTGTTTTAAACCACAAGTTTCAGAAGTCTCCCTATCTTTCTTAAACACCACGCCCAATCAAAgggtgtcacataaattgggacagagggagtaacatTTATTTAAGCACCATAGGGCTTCTTGGatgataaaaaatttacatCTAATCATGATATAAGGTGGTCAAATGCCTCTAGCAAACCTATATAGCATTTGTGCTCACACTTCATAAACCCCACAACTTATAACCAAATTATTAATTCCTAGTATATTCAAAAGTAAGTAATAGACAGGATCATTCTTGATCCGTTCTAAGAAGTAACAATCAGGATCATTCTTGTCCGCTCAAATGatagataaaaatgaaagagagaAAGGGTAAATCACCTTCAGATCATATAGAATATCTTATGAACATACCTGTTGGAGTGACTATTTGCTTCTCAGTGAAGGGCAAATGGCCAAGACCATGCTCCACAACCTGAAAAAAAGTTCATCCAGATTCCCTTCTAAGTCCTCACTAGAGAAATTAAGCCTAGTAAATCATGTTATATCCAAAGTGCTTAAAATTGAGACTTACCAGACGAATAAGACGATCAGAATAAAAAACAAAGTCATGCTTTGAAATCTCTTTATCTCGAATTAATGTATGCATACCTCTAATCTGCAATAGAGACAAAGAAAAGATTGTCTATCACTAGTAGATAAACATACAGAAGTCACCAAATTCACCACTAATTAAACCTAATTGTTAGGCaaattcttcatcttttcaTTTGAGATACATGAATAATCTTCTTTAATGAAAATTGttctcttcttcctttctttcttgaCTTCTTGTCCAGACACATCCACTTGACTTTGATATAAGCCCAGGGGTAAATTACGCTAACCTTCGGAAACTAATGCACTTGAAGCTGAAAGCCTACGAGGGCTTTAATGCATATTTAGGTGCCTCTAATGATCTCCATATTCAGctaaaaaatggaaaagcaTTGCTCGTTCACTAGCATAATAACGAGTGATGAGCATACCTGAAAAGTTGACTGAATAACATACACATTCGGATATATCTTGCAAAGATCATGCTGACCAAGCTTTGTGCGAATATGTTGGACAATCAAATCAATAGCAACATGATTATCACCTCCTCTAGGTATGATAACATCAGCATACTTCTTTGAAGGAAGAACAAAATCATCAAAAGCAGGCTTGACAAACTTCGCATACTGCATGATTGAgagaaaaaatttaagattttctgGGTCATTTTTCTTACACTGTACCTTAAAGCCATATAAACAGGATTAAATATACACATGAGTTTAAACTTTTAAGAAGAACACGTCAATCTTGAATAACTACCAAATAgctgaaaaaagagaaaaaatctcATGTTAAGGAGAGTTGAAATTCTTAGCAAATACCCATGCATAAGATATTACCCAAAAAATAAAGAtagtatttgaattttgaactcAAAAACAAGGATAACAGTTAGCTTTTTCCCTTCCAAATTTAAATAACTTCTAGCGCACAGGTGAAAAACTATGGTTTagttaagaaagaaaataaccTAGATTACTTTAAAGACCAAGTATAACATATttcaagaaaggaaagcttgCCTGTTCAAGTACTGAGTTTATGTCTCTACCTCTCTCCACTGTGTCACGTCTTATTCTACGAGCAAGCCTCACGTCAGCATCTAGCATAAAGCAATTATAACCAGTAAAGCGCATTCATGACTAAGAAAAGTCATCTCTCACAATGTAAGGACAGAACTTCCAATAAGAGAGAAGCATCAAGATAGTTTCAATGGGGTAAAACTAAAGAATACTCAAAAAGGCTAAAATGTTAACAACTCTTCAAATGAAAACACTCCCTTCTAGAACAGTAAGAACTTCTAAGCTAAAGAGACTCCAGAAGGAAAAGTTTAACACGATCTTGGTAGTCTACTTTAGTTCATTATGTGAATTAATTAGCATAATACCACTAAAGGACCTTAAAGCAAATTATTACAAGCTCCCCTTAAATTACTAAAACAACTTTGGTAACCTGTAGGTTCAAGGTAtatcttttacttatttattactccctccgtttcaaaaagaaaagaatgtcctagtttgacttggaacggagtttaagaaaagaaagaagactttttaatcttgtggttctaaattaaagttatgtcaaatgtaccaaaatgccctttaatcttgcggccttaaacatgtcatgtggaaagctgaagttaaagtgttgccaaaaaaggaaaggggtcattctttttgaaacagactaaaaaggaaataaggtcattctttttgaaacggagggagtactactTTTTGTGTGTTTATGGTTTGACATGAATTGAATATTGTCCGACTTTAGCTAAAGTTGAAACAGAAacttgatataaatatttgCCTTGGGTTGGATAAATAATGGAGTTTAATTGTACTCTACTGTGTATATGTCACGGGAGATGTGCAGAAGTAATGCTTCCCACAACTTGGTTGTCGAATGATTGCTTCTAATTACCAAGTGAAACATTCTGTTCCTCACATATGACTGTAGATCATACATAAACGAATATCATTTTAGTCAGGGTGAAACAGAATGATTATGGAATCATGCTAGATCACAACCTGGAGATTCTGACTTTCAGTCTAACCATGATAAGGTGCTACCAAAAGTCAAACCTATTATCAACGATTATTTAAGCAATCAATGCTTGAAAATGATGAAGTTAACTGTTCAGACAATAACTTAGTcaactcttcttcttttctgaAATCTAGAAATCAGCGACATGTAGAATATTTTTGTGGGGAGTTGCAGAAGTGATtgataagttaaaaaaaataagccTGGCATATTGGATTGCACTGTCCATAAAAGCATAAAACTTAAAATCCTTTTTTGGAACTAGAAGCTAATGAAGCTTATAAACTTGATGGAACGTGCATGCAAAGTAAAAGAAATCTGATGCAACAGAAACACGGATGACGAATGATAAGCTGGGATGGAGATGCACATGCATGGCATCATGTAACAGAGTgccaaaattaattaaagaagtGGAACCTGTATCAACAAAGATCTTCATACTCATCAGATTGCGAACACGCGCATCGTGGAAAACAAGAATACCCTCCAAGATGATAACATCAGATGCATTCACCTGGAAGAATTTACATGCTAGAGATTTGTTAAGTtgctaaagaaaagaataaacaaacaCAAAGAAAATTAACTAGCAAGCTGTATGCATTATGATGACTCTTCTTAAGAGACACAGAAGTGCAAGATCTTATACACCCGTGAAAAACAAAATTGATGGGTGAGTCATGTAAAATGGAACAACTGTGCAGCAGTCCAGACACAAGTTGATACAAATTGACTGGGGAAATCTCGTTACTCCTATAAAGGATGTGCCAAAAGGCAATAAGCTTAAGCCCCCAAggctagctcaagtggcaaaaggtggaggatttgtggcttaggtcgcaggttcaagccccacaccacgcaaagcgaagcccgatatttaagtggagaagggtagaggggcgggcccattatccaccgagtttagaaggctgtgattggtccaaagggcgggtcaaggacggatttctcggttatcaaaaaaaaaaaaggcaataaGCTAAAAGGTCTTACTTGATCCTTTGTAGCAAGAAGAACCGAGAGTCAAGTAAAATCAGCAATGCCAAAAACATGTTAGTCGACAAACTCAAACTTGAAACAACTAATGCTGTCCAATGACCTTAAATGAGGAGCATAGTGTGAAATGTTCtcatgaaaaaagagaaaaggaggGACACAGAAAAATGCTACAGTAACATGGTACAAATACATACCTGGCGAAAGCTATCTGAACATCTTTGATGGGTTTTAAAGTCATAAATTGGAACTTGGACCGACATCCCAGATTTTAACTTTTCAACGCACTCTAAGAGCTGCTCAGTGTCAAAGGCATCTGAAAGTAAATCATATATTAATTGGGAGTTAGAACTCATGCTCCTGCACATAATAGCACCAGAGGTTGCTTAACTGAAAACTAAATCAAGCCATGAAAAGAACAGGAGCCCTAATTTCCAGATCTTCACCAGTTAAACAATTACATCTATGCATTACCTGGGTGATCAAAATTATATTCATGGACATGTTTCATTTCTTCGAGCGTCAAACCACGGTAGAATGAGTCCTGcattatcatcaaaattatgttattaaattaaatgtttcGAACTTCTCCACATATCTTCCCGGATGAAGATGATCAACATGCATACTAATGTGGTACCCATAcccattatttttatttttattttgataaagtaaTTACTGATATTAGAAATCATCAAGAAAATGCAAAGTTACAAAAGCACAGTGTGCAAGAAAGCTGCTCCAAACAGAAAAATATGGAGCTAGCTTGGCAAAAACTTGTGAAACAGTCAATAGGGAACCCTACTACTCTACTGTAAAGAGATAGGGAACTAACAAAATCCAAAAGGTTATCCACACTGTTTACATTGGCAAAAAAGTGCCAGCTAAATAAACTAACTAGACAATGGTACCCATACCCATTATCTTGTAGCCATTGGAAAATGTAGTATCATACTCAAGCATACCAACATTAATGGCATAATGCCATCCAACTTAGGAGGAATGcattcttgttttcttctcttttatttatttatatttattataacttGGTAAATCAAGTCACAGATATATTTTGTGTGGCTTTGACCCCAATCATTAAGAAAGCAAGGACAAGAACCTGAGACATACCTGATTAATCAGCACAACACGATGATCATGAAGTTGTTGGATGATCATGTCACACACAGTAGTCTTACCCGACGCTGTTCCTCCAGAAACCCCTGttcataaaataatagaacaaCTATAAGGCCTAAATCATTATAGTAGAATCTCCATGAAGAAAtccaaaaagtaaaaacaacagCTAAACCCTAAAGagtgcaatatatatatatttggaggAAGGGGTTTAATACTTCAATATCTATTCTCCTTTATTCTGGGCAATTATAAGTAGGTAAATTGTACACAGAAATCTTAAACTAATTGCCACATTGCAATCAAATCAGTCAATCAACGGCTTCACATAACCGATCAAAATTTCGAAACGAAGTAGGCGTACAAATAAAGCAAAACAGATACTGAAAATTTATATAGGCAACCACAATTTAGTCTAAAATAAATACGTATTTGATTCACTCGAACAAGTAGGAGAAGTAATAGAAAATTGGAGGAATTACCGATGACGAAAGGCTGTTTAGGAGCAGTGGAATCAAGAGGGGTAGGGGTGGAGAAGTGAGTGGGGGTAGGAGTAGGAGAAGCACggggagaagatgaagaagaagtgaGAAGTCC is part of the Solanum stenotomum isolate F172 chromosome 8, ASM1918654v1, whole genome shotgun sequence genome and encodes:
- the LOC125873093 gene encoding uridine/cytidine kinase UKL1, chloroplastic isoform X3; the protein is MSPVPEETTAIDYVMEAASGAHFSGLRFDGLLTSSSSSPRASPTPTPTHFSTPTPLDSTAPKQPFVIGVSGGTASGKTTVCDMIIQQLHDHRVVLINQDSFYRGLTLEEMKHVHEYNFDHPDAFDTEQLLECVEKLKSGMSVQVPIYDFKTHQRCSDSFRQVNASDVIILEGILVFHDARVRNLMSMKIFVDTDADVRLARRIRRDTVERGRDINSVLEQYAKFVKPAFDDFVLPSKKYADVIIPRGGDNHVAIDLIVQHIRTKLGQHDLCKIYPNVYVIQSTFQIRGMHTLIRDKEISKHDFVFYSDRLIRLVVEHGLGHLPFTEKQIVTPTGSVYTGVDFCKKLCGVSIIRSGESMENALRACCKGIKIGKILIHRDGDNGKQLIYEKLPKDISERHVLLLDPVLATGNSANQAIELLIQKGVPESHIIFLNLISAPEGIHCVCKRFPSLKIVTSEIDQSLNEEYRVIPGLGEFGDRYFGTDD